A segment of the Rhea pennata isolate bPtePen1 chromosome 38, bPtePen1.pri, whole genome shotgun sequence genome:
GGGGGCTCACAGGGGGGGCAGTGGTGTGCGGCGGCACAAACCTCCCCAGCACACACGGGGCCCTCTCCCACTCTAGGCGCATCGGGAAGGACCTCAGCAATACCTTCGCCAAGCTGGAGAAGCTGACGATCCGTGAGTGCAGTAGTGGAGGAGGGATGCGGGGCTGGGCGAGGGGGCGGCCGGCCCCTCATTTCCCCCCTCTCTTCTCTGCCCCTTATGGCTGGCACCCACTCGCAGTGGCCAAGCGGAAGTCGCTCTTCGACGATAAGGCAGTGGAGATCGAGGAGCTGACGTATATCATCAAACAGGTAGGGGCCAGGGTGGAACACAGGTCATGGCTGGGGGTCATGTAGGGTCTTGATGAcgcctcctgcctcctcccccaGGACATCAACTGCCTCAACAAGCAGATCGCCCAGCTGCAGGACGTAGTGCGGGCTAAGGGCAGCCAGAGCGGGCGGCACGTGCAGACCCACTCCAACACAGTGGTGGTGTCGCTGCAGGTAGGGTGGGGACAGGGGCActgcggggtggggggacaggGAGGCCACTCTATCTGCGTCAGTGCTCACCCCCTGTTTCCTGCCCCCCACCAGTCCAAGCTGGCCTCCATGTCCAACGACTTCAAATCTGTGCTGGAAGTGAGGACAGAGGTAAGCGctcgccccccgccccgtgccACTGCCTTCCCTGCTCTCACCGCGCCGTTGCCTCTCCCAGAACCTGAAGCAGCAACGCAGTCGCCGCGAGCACTTCTCCCGTGCCCCCATCTCTGCCTTGCCCCTGGCCGCTAGCAACCTGGGTGAGTGCCCGTGGGGCGGAGGGGTCCCGGGCAGCAGCCAGGGGGCTTGGCCCCGTGCTCAGGCCCCACTCCACCGCAGgtggctctgcagtgctgcaggacGAGGCACCACACGCCGGGGACGTTGCCATCGACATGGACACGCGGAccagccagcagctgcagctgatcAACGAGCAGGTGGGAACGGGCCTAGGCGTCTGGCCACATGTGGGCCGGGCCAGCGCTACATGACGCGGCAGATCCAGGCTGCTTGGAGATTCCAACCCTCTCCCACCCCACAGGATTCGTACATCCAGAGCCGGGCTGACGCGATGCAGAACATCGAGTCCACCATTGTGGAGCTGGGTTCCATCTTCCAGCAGCTGGCACACATGGtgaaggagcaggaggagacCATCCAGAGGTAGCGTTCCCGGCACCAGCCCCTGCCACAGCCACCCCCTGGTGCCTGTCTCCCCTCAGCGCCTACCTCTGCCCGCAGAATCGACGCCAGCGTGGAGGACACGCAGCTGAACGTGGAGGCCGCCCACGGGGAGATCCTCAAGTACTTCCAGTCTGTCACCTCTAACCGCTGGCTGATGGTCAAGATTTTTCTCATCCTTATCGtcttcttcatcatctttgtcgTGTTTCTGGCCTGAGCACCCTTCCCACAGATGGACTCGGCCCCTCTCTGACTGTCGGGGCTAGGAGACTTGCGGTGGCCCCCGGGGCCCAGACACGTGCCCGGGGAAAGGGGCAGGGAGGCGCTGGCTGCCCAGACTGATGTCCCCGGGCTTCGGGGCTGTGGCGTCGCCTCCTCGGAGCTCTGCCCCACGCAGGGCCCCGCAGCCCAGGCCGCGGCTGGTGCCGCCTGGTCGTGGTGACGGCCGTG
Coding sequences within it:
- the STX5 gene encoding syntaxin-5 isoform X2, which gives rise to MHTRRRHGSRNTEQGVYLGPPQTQALPPAVPPATTMSCRDRTQEFLSACKSLQSRQNGLQPSRPALSAARQRSEFAVMAKRIGKDLSNTFAKLEKLTILAKRKSLFDDKAVEIEELTYIIKQDINCLNKQIAQLQDVVRAKGSQSGRHVQTHSNTVVVSLQSKLASMSNDFKSVLEVRTENLKQQRSRREHFSRAPISALPLAASNLGGSAVLQDEAPHAGDVAIDMDTRTSQQLQLINEQDSYIQSRADAMQNIESTIVELGSIFQQLAHMVKEQEETIQSAYLCPQNRRQRGGHAAERGGRPRGDPQVLPVCHL
- the STX5 gene encoding syntaxin-5 isoform X1; this encodes MHTRRRHGSRNTEQGVYLGPPQTQALPPAVPPATTMSCRDRTQEFLSACKSLQSRQNGLQPSRPALSAARQRSEFAVMAKRIGKDLSNTFAKLEKLTILAKRKSLFDDKAVEIEELTYIIKQDINCLNKQIAQLQDVVRAKGSQSGRHVQTHSNTVVVSLQSKLASMSNDFKSVLEVRTENLKQQRSRREHFSRAPISALPLAASNLGGSAVLQDEAPHAGDVAIDMDTRTSQQLQLINEQDSYIQSRADAMQNIESTIVELGSIFQQLAHMVKEQEETIQRIDASVEDTQLNVEAAHGEILKYFQSVTSNRWLMVKIFLILIVFFIIFVVFLA